From Rudanella lutea DSM 19387, a single genomic window includes:
- a CDS encoding LytTR family DNA-binding domain-containing protein has protein sequence MTEPNRIPITFRTRRQWKLFLVITLIGILLYQLMTLQRSEGSDFAPLRRGNVGHYLKMLLGYYYLFELVSVFIFVRLTLWYVRVLRIRSIEPTLGGVLRYELTLLPVFLGGILVFGPITNTLRYLAVFFPVYSWEQYFPEYFFTGRMYANYLLPFLLVGYGFVNLNLFLDYNDYQKGQFESLRQQAAPDPAESSASVAQPPAYPSVVEATDDEGETLVPVGGIWYIEVENKNYLAYTAGRTYQLRKTLSELEAELDPQQFYRINRSVLLNLAFLKNYSFWENDKYIVRLTDGKTEFVMQRARLRELKERLSRLPAPHP, from the coding sequence ATGACCGAGCCGAACCGCATTCCGATAACATTCCGAACCAGGCGTCAGTGGAAGCTTTTTCTGGTGATTACGCTGATCGGCATCCTGCTTTATCAGCTCATGACGCTTCAGCGCAGCGAAGGAAGCGACTTTGCGCCCCTTCGCCGGGGCAACGTAGGGCATTACCTAAAAATGCTGCTGGGCTACTATTACCTGTTCGAGCTGGTATCGGTCTTCATCTTTGTGCGGCTCACGCTCTGGTACGTGCGGGTGCTCAGGATTCGGAGCATCGAACCCACGCTCGGTGGGGTACTCCGGTACGAGCTGACGCTGCTACCCGTCTTTCTGGGCGGTATTCTGGTGTTCGGGCCTATCACCAACACATTACGGTACTTAGCCGTGTTCTTTCCGGTGTATAGCTGGGAGCAGTATTTCCCGGAGTATTTTTTCACGGGGCGGATGTACGCTAACTACCTGTTGCCGTTTCTGCTGGTAGGGTACGGATTTGTGAATCTGAACCTGTTTCTGGACTACAACGACTACCAGAAAGGGCAGTTTGAAAGCCTGCGCCAACAGGCGGCCCCCGATCCGGCCGAATCATCGGCATCGGTTGCCCAGCCCCCGGCTTACCCTTCTGTTGTGGAAGCTACCGACGACGAAGGCGAAACCCTCGTGCCGGTGGGCGGAATCTGGTACATTGAGGTCGAAAACAAGAACTACCTGGCCTACACGGCCGGACGCACGTACCAGCTTCGGAAAACCCTCAGCGAACTGGAAGCCGAACTCGACCCGCAACAGTTTTACCGGATCAACCGCTCAGTGTTGCTCAATCTGGCGTTTCTCAAAAATTATTCGTTTTGGGAGAACGATAAGTACATTGTCCGGCTAACCGACGGTAAAACCGAGTTTGTCATGCAGCGGGCTCGTCTGCGCGAACTGAAAGAACGGCTGAGTCGCCTGCCCGCCCCCCATCCCTGA
- a CDS encoding carboxypeptidase-like regulatory domain-containing protein, whose protein sequence is MSLFKFTLLTLVAYCLSLFFALAQTGPAPEPVSGRVQTSDGQPLAYVSIGIPGTPIGTVSNEQGLFTLTLKPDTNPTDSVRFSLLGYHTLSLTLATLRGQGNTNRAVVLTEKAEQLAEVRVMATTNKTIGNRRIRTNMNTNLMIEGQPSQNLGSEVGRRFNLPNKTHLITQYRAYVQSNFNSVTLRINIYEARSMRPLLTRNVYVTLPAKHNDWIDVDLEPYRIVAKGDVIASVQWVGSEGKGTYLALPILMPAMATHHYRYGSQNRWKTFRGMSTAMTLEFAPINVADTTPESSTVARQ, encoded by the coding sequence ATGAGCCTCTTCAAATTCACCCTGCTTACCCTGGTTGCTTACTGCCTCAGCCTTTTTTTCGCTCTCGCCCAAACCGGCCCCGCCCCTGAGCCGGTATCCGGGCGCGTTCAAACTTCCGACGGGCAACCACTGGCATACGTTAGCATCGGGATTCCAGGCACGCCCATCGGCACGGTTTCAAACGAACAGGGCCTGTTTACACTCACTCTAAAGCCTGACACCAACCCGACCGATTCGGTCCGTTTTAGCCTGTTGGGCTACCACACGCTGAGCCTCACGCTGGCAACGCTTCGTGGGCAGGGAAACACCAACCGAGCCGTTGTTTTAACCGAAAAGGCCGAGCAACTCGCCGAAGTACGTGTGATGGCCACTACCAACAAAACCATTGGTAACCGCCGGATCCGGACAAATATGAATACCAATCTGATGATTGAGGGCCAACCGAGCCAGAACCTGGGTTCGGAAGTAGGCCGACGCTTTAACCTGCCCAACAAAACCCACCTGATAACCCAGTATCGGGCTTACGTTCAGAGCAACTTCAACTCGGTTACGCTGCGTATCAATATCTACGAAGCTCGTTCTATGCGGCCCTTGCTCACCCGTAACGTGTACGTAACCCTCCCGGCGAAACACAACGACTGGATTGATGTAGACCTGGAGCCGTATCGGATTGTGGCTAAGGGCGACGTGATAGCGAGCGTGCAGTGGGTAGGTAGCGAAGGGAAAGGTACCTATCTGGCCCTGCCTATTCTGATGCCTGCCATGGCCACGCACCACTACCGGTATGGCAGCCAAAACCGCTGGAAAACGTTCCGGGGCATGAGCACCGCCATGACCCTCGAATTTGCCCCAATCAATGTGGCTGACACCACACCTGAATCGAGCACGGTAGCCCGACAATAA
- a CDS encoding CPBP family intramembrane glutamic endopeptidase, with translation MRKPLTFTLVIIGAVSLIHFGRQPIMTALGYDTARTYTLLEYTVYRVVWDLLLPALVLAALHGPRQVLAELGWQANLPKGLAIGALFTLPMLVGFGLAFTPVDRPATDLLLKFYTGSFWAGLAEETFYRAFLFGQLYRHGRWPFWLAAIAQGLFFGLGHLYQANEPVQALGIFGITALGGIWFAWLWTSWRNLWVPMATHILMNAWWGLFAVDNTALGGWVANGCRVATIGFSIWLTVKMLRQQGRTLRVGQREPETGAVGV, from the coding sequence ATGAGAAAGCCCTTAACCTTCACCCTGGTCATTATTGGTGCTGTATCCCTGATTCATTTCGGACGCCAGCCGATCATGACCGCCCTCGGCTACGATACCGCCCGTACCTACACACTGCTCGAATATACCGTTTACCGGGTCGTGTGGGATCTGCTACTGCCAGCTCTGGTACTGGCCGCTCTGCATGGCCCCCGCCAGGTACTGGCCGAACTGGGCTGGCAGGCTAATCTACCCAAAGGCCTGGCCATTGGCGCTTTGTTTACGTTACCCATGCTTGTGGGTTTCGGGCTGGCCTTTACCCCCGTCGACCGGCCTGCTACCGATTTGCTACTCAAATTTTACACTGGTTCGTTCTGGGCGGGGCTGGCCGAAGAGACCTTTTACCGGGCCTTTCTGTTCGGGCAACTGTACCGCCACGGCCGCTGGCCATTCTGGCTGGCCGCTATTGCACAGGGGCTCTTTTTCGGACTAGGGCATCTGTATCAGGCCAATGAGCCAGTGCAGGCCCTGGGTATCTTCGGCATTACGGCGTTAGGTGGCATCTGGTTCGCGTGGCTATGGACCAGCTGGCGCAACCTGTGGGTTCCGATGGCAACCCATATCCTGATGAACGCCTGGTGGGGGCTCTTTGCCGTCGACAACACGGCGCTGGGTGGCTGGGTAGCCAATGGTTGCCGGGTAGCCACCATCGGGTTTTCGATCTGGCTCACGGTCAAGATGTTGCGCCAACAGGGGCGCACGCTCCGGGTGGGGCAACGCGAGCCAGAAACCGGAGCCGTTGGGGTGTAG
- a CDS encoding DUF6973 domain-containing protein, with protein MLSSLVLSCQQDSLTPSQDSTKPEPYLVFQGFNVVKPANVPLEVLTFKTNKEVAQFLGTIPKNSPNGREAVASEVYDPELFYRVVEKVVRSYPDLSNRPYVSSDKQRIHKDFPAIITDEDILKNSDIILAYYERLMQFDLSVELAKLQEVQKGARIVDYNAPGTNIYEQALVNQHPAAGLSMRDARWDAESWTDEKFATHIPDKWRGNAFKHMVWNAQGVKKMIWQGYSQWTAYDLTKQFTTAHERDPNVNNGNLDPNNIDTAMDLHNNAQGRSYMKNNISWGVFGLRSMPSESSIKNDMANHCNDDVNQIRYLTSASAILALTYGDVNALADANYVSYPNAVRIQ; from the coding sequence TTGTTAAGCAGTCTTGTCTTATCATGCCAGCAGGACTCCCTAACCCCATCGCAGGACTCTACCAAACCTGAGCCTTATCTTGTTTTTCAAGGCTTCAACGTAGTAAAACCAGCCAATGTTCCTCTTGAAGTTTTGACTTTTAAGACTAACAAAGAAGTTGCACAGTTTCTGGGAACCATCCCCAAAAATTCGCCAAATGGGCGTGAAGCAGTTGCTTCTGAAGTTTACGACCCTGAATTATTCTACAGAGTAGTAGAAAAGGTAGTGCGAAGTTATCCTGACCTCAGTAACAGACCCTACGTTTCCTCAGATAAACAGCGAATCCATAAAGATTTTCCCGCGATAATTACTGATGAGGACATATTAAAAAACTCAGATATCATTCTTGCCTACTATGAACGGTTAATGCAATTTGACTTAAGTGTTGAATTAGCTAAACTTCAGGAAGTTCAAAAAGGTGCAAGAATAGTAGACTATAATGCACCTGGGACAAATATATACGAACAAGCTCTTGTTAATCAACATCCGGCAGCAGGCCTTTCTATGCGCGATGCTCGATGGGACGCAGAAAGTTGGACTGATGAAAAATTTGCTACCCATATACCGGATAAGTGGCGGGGGAACGCTTTCAAACATATGGTTTGGAATGCACAGGGTGTAAAGAAAATGATTTGGCAGGGTTATAGTCAGTGGACAGCATATGATTTGACAAAGCAGTTTACAACAGCACATGAAAGAGACCCAAACGTTAACAATGGAAATCTTGACCCCAATAATATTGATACAGCGATGGACTTGCACAATAACGCGCAGGGAAGAAGCTACATGAAAAACAATATCAGTTGGGGGGTATTTGGACTGAGAAGTATGCCAAGTGAGAGTAGCATTAAAAACGACATGGCCAACCATTGTAATGATGATGTTAACCAGATTAGATACCTGACATCAGCGAGTGCCATTCTTGCTTTGACCTATGGCGATGTAAACGCTTTAGCTGACGCTAACTATGTGAGTTATCCAAACGCTGTAAGAATTCAGTAG